In Vidua macroura isolate BioBank_ID:100142 chromosome 7, ASM2450914v1, whole genome shotgun sequence, a single genomic region encodes these proteins:
- the LOC128809921 gene encoding NADH dehydrogenase [ubiquinone] 1 alpha subcomplex subunit 10, mitochondrial-like, producing the protein MGTAVLSGEFNFCVLCSESSEVLQYTATAAEDVEKVIEDIEYLKFDKGPWVEQDDVSFHHLRLYVQDKAGVLDSVSIPRFVPEITIGGSEYDKIYYEYRELPGHKYKPGYNADVGDKWIWLK; encoded by the exons atGGGTACAGCAGTTTTATCAGGGGAATTcaatttctgtgttctttgcAGTGAGAGCAGTGAAGTTCTGCAGTACACAGCAACTGCAGCTGAGGATGTGGAGAAG GTAATTGAAGACATCGAGTACCTGAAGTTTGACAAGGGGCCATgggtggagcaagatgatgtttCTTTCCATCACTTGAGACTTTA cGTGCAGGACAAAGCTGGAGTGCTGGATTCCGTGTCCATCCCGCGCTTCGTCCCCGAGATCACCATTGGTGGCTCTGAGTACGACAAGATCTATTATGAGTACCGGGAG cTCCCTGGGCACAAGTACAAGCCAGGCTACAACGCTGATGTTGGGGACAAGTGGATCTGGCTGAAATGA
- the LOC128809745 gene encoding uncharacterized protein LOC128809745 has translation MKDLLCRLQCDHVVVAMERKGGWDMMLCAHTQHYAVGLLARKMLRVLIPLCSHITLHLLRQLSREEPCWDLPFLAFLVEVSLLASAASLSCLPALCPLIATAARTVPTPCAAAWAQPCVVLGSCRLGPLSLPCAFQVLERLDTTKCGGSILKIMSRHLQSECREWRRLALQGLVVLYCKMHANPVEQFSKHIPHRKNKEQT, from the exons ATGAAGGATCTGCTCTGCCGACTGCAGTGTGACCACGTGGTGGTGGCTATGGAGCGCAAGGGTGGCTGGGACatgatgctgtgtgctcacacccagcactatgccgtgggtctgctggccag gaAGATGCTCCGTGTTTTGATCCCTTTGTGCTCTCACATCACACTCCACTTGCtccggcagctcagcagggaggagccgtgctgggatctgcccttcctggcattccttgtggaggtgagcctgttggccagcgctgcctcgctgagctgcctcccagctctctgtcctCTCatagccacagctgccaggacagtgcccacaccctgtgctgctgcctgggcccagccctgtgtggttctgggctcctgccggctgggtcccctgtcactgccctgtgcctttcaggtcctcgagCGCCTGGACACGACTAAATGTGGTGGCAGCATCCTGAAGATCATGTCAAGGCACCTGCAGAGTGAATGCAGGGAGTGGCGTCGCCTGGCACTCCAAGGCCTTGTGGTGCTCTATTGTAAAATGCATGCAAACCCAGTtgaacaattctccaaacacattccacataggaaaaacaaggagcagacatag